The nucleotide window GGAGGAGCACCGGCTGCCGTTCAAAGACTTCATCCCGACCTTTCGCGGACGGGTTTTGACCGACGCGCCGCCGCTGAACCCCGCCAAAGTGGCCTCGGTGGGATTCTTGATTTCCGACAAGCAGGAGGGTCCTTTCCAACTGGAAGTGGCGTGGATTAAAGCGTCAGCCAGCGCAGGCGAATGAGCATGAACGTCCTTGTCACCGCGGCGGCTTCCCCGGCCGGGCCGTGGTTGCACGGCCGGCGCAAGCGCCGGGTTGGGCACGCCCGCCGAACACCCGGCCCTGGCGACCGCCCGCCCGGCCGTCGCGCCGAACGCCCGGAGCGCCGGCTTCCTCGATGCCGCCAATCAAAACCTCGGCCACCTTGAAACCCAGGTTTTCCACGACATCAAGAGAGAGCCTCCAGCGCCAGACGCTCCGGCGCGCCGCCCGGTCCAAACCTGCCGCCAATCTCCCGCCCCGGGGCTGCCCGGTCTGCGGCCGGGCCTTGAGCCGCTGCTCCCCGGGCGACGACCGCACCCCCCAGAGCCCTTCCAGCCACATCACCATCCGACGCACCCGCGGCCAGTCCAAGCGCTGACGCAGGTGGCGTACCTGACGACCAACCCTTTGGAGCGGGCATGAGGGCAGGTTGGCCTGCGTCTTTTTGCCTGTCTTTCGGTCCATTGTTTGTGGTGGCCCGTCCGCCGTGCGGCGCGAGTCGCAGCAACTCTGCCGTCCTGGAACTCGACGGGAAGCGTCCAGTCGCTCGCGCCAACCTCCATCGGGATTCGAATGTCCCGAACCGTCGGTCCCTCTGTGCCGGGACACAAAAACGTCCATGGAGCGCTGCCAATTCGCCATTGCGCCCCTTGGCCGACTGAGCGCCGGGCTGACGGCCTCTCGTAAACCCGCAGTGGAGCACCTCAGCCCGGCGCGTTGCGGTCGCATGTGAAAGTTCCACGTTCGCAAACACGTCCAAAGAAGTCTACCGATGGAACCCGGCGACCGACGCCCTCACCGCGCCAACATCCGCCCCGCTCAACAACCAAAGCGCCTCTTCGTAACCCTTGATCTCCGGGTGCGCATTGAAGCGATTGCCCGCTCCAGCAATCCGGTTGGCCGTCATGCTTCTCACCCGCTTCGTCAGCAACCATGGATCGAAGGCGCCGGGCAACCAGGCGGTCGTATCGGTCACGGCTTCAGTGGGAAACGGCGTACACGAACAGGGCGGTGCCCATACCGCAGGTCATGAGCGCCTTGATCACCCAATACATCCCCACTCGCAGTGCAGCAACCCGGGCGTGTCCCTGTGAAACGACCCACTGCAGCGAGCTATCGAAGTTCTCGATCACCGCGGGCGGGAGCTCCAGCGTGGTGCGCATTTTCACGCACAAGCGGTCGACAGCCAGCAGAACAACCAATCCGGGGGACAAGACAACCGACAATCAACCAGCGCAACACGCGCCAGTGTCGGCTGCGCTTGTCCAGGCAAGCTGCAGAATCGGGGACCACCTGTCGTTCCCCGGTTGGAAGGCCGACGTTGTGCGTGTGTGCTAACGACCCGGGCTCGGCCCCCGGGCACACAAGGAGGCCCGCTTGCAATCCCGCTGCAAGGGCCGCATTCCATGCAGCGCGTGATCGGGCAGCGTAATGATCACCAGAACCACGCACGCCATGCCCGGGCCACAACAAGGAGCACGATGTAGCTGGCGATGTTGGCAATGGCTGACATGCGGTAAATCCCCCGAACAGGTTCCGGCTCCTTCCGCATGCTCCATCGAAGGAACCAACCCTCAATGAAAATGCTGAGAACGCACGCCAGAACGTAGGCCATGACGACGTAGGTCTCGAAATACGGGCCCGGGCCGACTGTCCGTGTACCACTCGGCAAGATCTTCGGAACGAGGCCCGAAGGCAGAACAAGGCTGATCAGGAAGCCGACACCCCCCGAAAGGATGTTCGCGCCCAGCACGTCACCAAAACCCGGGCGCGTTGGATGAGTGCTCAATCGTCGGTAGCAAAGAAACTCGGTAACGAGGGCTGCAATGCCGGCAACCGGAAACAGCAGCGGCCAAATAAACGGCGCCATGAACGCGGGGAATATGATATTCGCAAGTATCGGCGTCATCGTATACGAGTGGCCCGGCATTTACCTGAGCACCATTGGATCGTGGAATGCAGTCGCCATATCGCTCGGATACAACTGTGGCTTGGCGTCTAGAGCTGTCAAACAAAAACGTCGCGCGCTGACCGATGTTCGTTTATTGAGCCCGACCAGCAAATAAGCCACCGACCCTCTGACGGCCTGCGGTCGATTTCCCGGACCCGCTTCGGGAAGCTGATGCGTTAAATGATGCGGTGCCGCTGCGCCTCGGGTGCCACGAGACACCGGGAAGCGAGGAGTTGCGTGATTCCTTCTCACAATAAACGCCACGTTCGTGCCTGGCGTGGTGTTTTGGCGTCACGCCCGGGGTGTGCAAGTGTACCCGCCTGGCGCCCCGGCTGCCGCTGACGATCAAGCTGGCGGCCACCAACGTGGTTTACGGCGCGCTGCTCCTGCTGGCCTACGGCGTCGGGCACTGCGCGGTGATTGTCGCTGCAGGCACATCCGCCGAATTGGTGCAAAAGCTGCTCGACTGGAACGAGCAATCAAAAGGGTTGACGATACTCAAGATTGTGTGTGGTGTGCTGGTGATGCTGGGCGGCGTGTGGCTGGTGTACACCGGGCCATGAGCCGGACGGGCGTAAAGGCGCGATTCACCTTAAAGAAACTGTTGTTCCCAGCAGGAGGGTGAAAGTAGCGCGACGTGCGCCCGGCGTTGGTGGTGCAAGCGCCGGAGCTGCTCGTCCACGACCTGGACCGGAATCTTGTCCGGGATGGTCGGTGGATGTACAGTTGGGATGCTGAGAACCGGCTGGTGCGCCTGATGAGCTGGGGCAATGTGGATCGGCGTCGGGTGGACTGGACGTACGATCCGTTGGGGGTCGGGCACGGCAGGTGCGCCGCGTCTGGACCAACAGCACGAAGCGGACGGAGGACGGCACAGGCCTGGTGCTGTACGAATACCGCGCCCACAGTCCCGCCCTGGGAAGGTGGTTGAGCCGGGATCCGATTGAGGAGCAGGGTAGAGCGAACCTGTTTGCATTCTGCGTGAATCAAGCGGTTGGGACCACCGATTATTTGGGATTGCAGTTTGCGCCGCCAGGTTGGCCCCGGGCTGGTCCCGGATCACCTCCGTTTCCACCACCGCAGCCTCCTTTGCCGCAACCGCCGCAAACTCATGATCCGGAAGAATTCGCCTTGTGGAGGCGGGTCGTCGATGGCAGCGACAAGAAGTTCCTTGAACGGCTCTGTACGCGTGTGATAAGCACGTGTAGTGGTTTCCGAACGCACGTTCAGCATTACAAGTCTGCGCAGGAGCCTTGCCCGGGGCCGCCTCACCTGTGGGGCCGGCGATTCAGTGGGCGCGAAGTCACGACGCCTGAGAAGCATTGCAATCGATTGGTATGTGGTCCCTGCAACAACAATGGTACAGCTCTGAAGCATGGGTCGGGCGCGGGCAAACCAGGCACGAGCGCATCTGATGAAGAGATCATGGACTGCATTCAGATGGAAAACCTGATCGGCGGTACAACGTTCCAACATACGTGTGTAGTACCTGCGCGAGGCAGGCGGTGCGGGATTGTGGCCTCGCATGTCAGTGACGTACATACAAGTTGTAGCCTATGTTGGGTCTTATTGTCCCTACCCTGGTGATTGCTGCAGTAATAGTGTGTGGCGTGCGCGTGGTGCGGACGCTTCGTGCACAAAAGTCTCGCGGAAAGCTACTGCTGTTTGTCCTCCTAACTGTATGCGCCGTTGCTGTCGGCATCCAATACGGGGTTCTCCATGTATTTCCATTAAGCGAGCGTTCCGGGGTACAGGGCATACCAATGCCATTAGTGATGTTTGTCAACGAAGATGGCCAATGGACATGCTATGCGATTCCCACCCCGGTCGGGTATTATTGTATGGTTGCAAACGTATTGGCTCCCGTCCTGGTTGTGTGGTCGGCGTGGTTATTGGGTGGAAGGTTGTGGCGTCTTAAGGGGAAAGGGGGTAGGAAAACGCCTCAGCAGCCGAGCAACACCAACATGTAGAGAATACATCCCGGTCAGGTGTGAAAGTTGGCCCTGTGCACTCAATGTGGGACGGGATTAGAGGCATTGGCGAGCGGGCCTCCTGACCTGCAAGGGTCCGATGCGCCCGTGGAAAAGAACAAGGGCAAGTGCGCGTGTAGAACGAGATGCACCTGACGATCGTGAGCATACGGACGATGGGCGTGCCAGCGATGAGGGTGCGGCGGTGCAGCCAAGGGAGACACCCTCTCGTCACGGTCCGTGGAAGCATGCGGCACGGGGGACCGTGCCCTCCCCCGCCATTGCCAAATCAAGGCACCCTGGCGCATTTGCCAGGCCGGGAGGGACCGCGTCCCCACGGCCAGCAAGAATATGGGGCGCAGAGGCCTGTGCCCCTCCCGGCGGGCGATCACCGGCCCAATATGTTCAGTCGCCGAGGACGGCGACCCTGTGGAGCGGCGTGAGCCGCCGCATGGGCGGGCACTGGGGACCGTGCCCCCTCCCGGTGTGGCACCCAACTTAGGGCATGCTGCGACATCGGCCCGTCCGCGAGGGACCGCGTGGTTGCGATCTGCGTCCGGCCGGGAGCGGGGACGGTACGCCCCCCGGATTTTTGCCGAATCGCAAGGCCCTCCGCGAACTCCGTCAGGTCGGGATGTGCCGCGTCCCCGCGGTCCGAAGAATGCCGGGCACCGGGGGCGATGGCCCTTCTGCAGTGGTGCCAGCTCTTAGCGCGCCCCGGAACACCGGACAGCAGAGGGACCGCGTGGCGGACGTCGGCAAGCAGGCGCCCGCGCAGGCAAGCCAAGGGCCGTGGGTCCCTCAGGGCGCCTGGTGCAACGGCAAATCCGAAGCGGACTTCCCTTGGAGCCCGCCGGCTGGCCCTCCCCGAAGCCCTCTCCGTTTCCAACCTCTGTGCCCTCTGTGTCTCCGGGGTTTAATCGCTGCGTGCCTCCGTGGTGGAACGCGCGGTGCCTCGCGCCCGAAGAAATTTCTCCACGTACTTGCCCAGCAGATCCGCCTCCAGGTTCACCACATCACCCACCCTGCGTGTGCGCAGGTTCGTCACCTCATAGGTGTGGGGAATGATCCAGATCCGAAAACCGCGCCGGTTCACCCCCGCGACCGTGAGGCTGATTCCGTCCACGGCGACGGACCCCTTGTACACAATGTACCGCATCACCTCCGGCGGGGCGGCAATGTCCAGCACATGATCCTGCCCGGCTCGTTCCCATCGGGTGATCCGGCCCACGCCGTCGATGTGGCCGGTGACGAAATGTCCCCCGAACTCGCCCCCGGCACGCAGCGGCCGTTCCAGGTTCACCAGGCTGCCGGGCTGGAGATACTGGAAGTTGGTTCGTTCCCACGTCTCCCGCAAAAGGTCGAACCGCACCAGCGTGGACCCGGCACGTTTCCGGACCTGCACGGCGGTCAGGCAACAACCGTTCACGGCCAGGCTGCCCCCCACTTTCAACCCCCGGCCGGTCTTTCGAGCCCGGACGGTCAGTTCGATGGCCCTGGCGCCGGGCTGGATTTCCACCACTTCCCCCGCTTCCTCGACGATGCCCGTAAACATGCAGGCATGGTGGGAACTCAACCGCCCACCATGCAAGCCCCGCCTTGTCAACGGGGACCCGCGACGCTTCGAGACCCTCGCGCGGGCCGAACGTCCCTGCTGGATTGCATCAGGTGCGCCCGGGATGCCGTGTGGGCGGCCGGGGAGGGAACAAGAGATGACCTTGGTGGCCGGCCCACGCCGCAGGCGCGGCCGCAGCCCGGGGGGTCGAGGGATCAAAAAATGACGTGAATCGGAAGAGCCGGCCGGTTATGACGTGGGCATGCGCTCTCTCCTGATCGGCATCGACAGCGGAACCCAGTCCACCAAAGCGTTGGTGGTGGATGCTCGCAGCGGCCGCGTGCTGGGTGCGGCCGCCCAGGCCTACGATCTCATCCCCAACCTCCCGCCCGGAGCCAAGGAACAACATCCGCACACATGGCGGGACGCCACCATCAAGGCGGTGCGCGCCGCCCTGCGGGCCGCCGGGGCGCGACCTTCCGAGGTGGTCGCCATCGGAGTCTCGGGTCAGCAGCACGGGTTTGTGCCCCTGGACAAAAACGGCGAGGTAATCCGCCCGGCCAAGTTGTGGTGTGACACCTCCACCGCGGCCGAGTGCGAGGAAATCATGGCGGCCCTGGGCGGATTCAAAGCCACCCTTCGCTTGCAGGGCATCGCCGTGCTGCCGGGCTTCACCGCGTCCAAGATCCTGTGGCTGAAGAAGCATGAACCGGAAAACTATGCGCGGCTGGCCACGGTGCTGTTGCCCCATGACTACCTCAACTTCTGGCTCACCGGCGAACGGGTGATGGAGTACGGCGACGCCAGCGGCACGGCCTTGATGGACATCCGGAAACGCCGGTGGTGCGAGGCGACCATCCGTGCCATTGATCCGGAGTTGATGGACAAGCTGCCGCCCTTGATCCCCAGCGACCAGCCGGCCGGCCGATTGCGGCCGGAGGCCGCGCGGCAGTTGGGGCTGGAGCCGGGTGTCCTCGTGAGCGCCGGCGGGGGCGACAACATGATGGGCGCCATCGGCACCGGAAACACCCGTCCGGGCATCGTCACCGCCAGCTTCGGCACCAGTGGCACCATTTACGCCTGCTCGGAAAAGCCCGTGGTGGATCCCGCCGGTGAAATAGCCGCTTTCTGCGATTCAACCAATCGATGGTTGCCCCTGCTCTGCACCATGAATGTGACCGTGGCCACCGAGATGATGCGGCAGGACTTCGGGTACACCCACGCCCAGTTCGAAAAAAAGGCCGCCCAGGTCCCGCCCGGTGCGCATGGTCTGCTGCTGCTGCCCTACCTCGAAGGCGAACGCACGCCCAACGTGCCCGACGGCACGGGCGTGATGATCGGCATCAACCCGCGAACGTTCAGCGCCAGCCACTATTGTCGGGCTGCCATGGAAGGCGTGACACTGGGCATGAACTACGGACTGCAACGGCTGGTGCGGCTCGGAGTGCGGGCCGACCAGATCCGGGCCACCGGGGGCGGATCCAAATCGCGCCTCTGGCGACAGATCATGGCGGATGTGTTCAACGCCGAAGTGGTGACTTTGAAGGTCTCCGAGGGGGCTGCCTATGGCGCGGCCCTGCAGGCCCTGTGGTGCTGGCGGTTGCAAAAAGGTGAGAAGGTGGCCATCCACGAAATCACCGATGCCTTCGTGAAAATAAACCCCGCAGAAACCACGCGGCCCCGGCCGGAAGCCGTGGCGGTGTATCGGGAACTGCAGGCCCTGCAGGATGAACTGTCGCGCCGACTGCGACCCCTTTTCCCGCAACACCGCCAGTTCGTGCTGCGTCACGGCTGAAACGTTGGGACCTTGCCAATGGTGGGCGGCCGCGGTCCCTGCCGGTGGCTTTGAACTCACGCGTCGGGAGGGCTACCCCCGCTCGAGGAGTGATACGGGGCTGTTGCCTCCGGTTTCCCGGTCCCGGCACGGCGATGACTTCCGCAGACAACCTCGGCACCGGTTCCTCACCGCCGGGCCGCGTTCAAGCTCCCACCAAAGCCCGGGGCCCGGAACCACCCGTATGACCCTGCAGGATTCGTGACGATCCCCTGGCGCATTGGGGCAAAGTTTCAGGGGGAACGGCGGAACCGATGTGGATCGGAGCCGGGGCCGCGGGGCCGGTTGTAACCTCCGGCCCCGGCCCCGGCTCCATTTGCGGAGAGACGTAACCGCGCCCGGTTGTCGAGGTGGCGGTTCCGTGCAAATTTGCTGATGTGAAAGGGCGTATGAATGATGCTTCGGTGGGGTCATGGTTGGGGGTGATCCTGGCCATCGTGGTGGCTGTGATCTGGTTGCGGCGATCCGCTGTGGCAGCGGGGCTGACCCCGGAGCAGGTCCGGGCGCATCTGAAGGCCGGTGCGCAGGTGGTGGACGTGCGCACCCCGGAGGAATATCGTCAGGGGCATGTCTCCGGAGCGACCAATGTGCCGTTGGACCAGATTCGGGCCCGCGCACCGCAGGTGTTTCCCGACAAGCAGCGGCCCTTGTTGCTGTATTGTCGCAGCGGTCGGCGAAGCAGCCTGGCGGAACAGGAACTGAAACAGATCGGTTACACGAATGTCTGGAGCCTGGGCGGCCTGGATCGTGCCCGCAGTTTGGTCGAATCGGCCAGAACTGACACCTCCGACACCGAACGGCCCTCGCGGCCGGCTGCCGGCGAATCCACGTCTCGGCCCCGCTGAACCCGAACAGGCGGCATCCGGTCTGCTTTGTGACCTCGCTGATCTTGCCGGGGGGGGCGGTCCCATCGGGTGGCGGTCCAAAGCCGTTCCCAAATCCAGCCGGCGCGAAAAGCCCATCGGAATTCGCAACCCCAACGCGACTGTTGTGCCCGACCCGTATGGTGCACGCTCCGCCCTGCCCGTTGATGCACTCCAGAGGCACAGAGGCAGATGCACGGAGGAAAGTGGGCCGCCAGAGACCGGGCGGACCCGGGAGTGGGAGGTGACTCAACGATCAAGCAAGTGGGCCGAGGGTGTCTTGTCCTCTGACTTCTTCCCATTTGCCGCGGTGACACCCGGGCTTCAGCCGATGTGACCTCGGTTATGATGCCGAGGCTCGGGCCGCAGACTTTCCCCGGGTGATGCCGGCGGGGTTGGTGGGGGTGGTTTGTGTGGAGTAGCAGGTGGCAGCAGTGCGGTTTGCAGGGGCGGTTTGCGGCGTTGGTGTGATGCTTGACAGTCGGGCGGGGGCGTTCTAGGAATGGCGGCGCTCTTTGAGAGAGGAGTGGCCGGTCCGAGGGACCGGCTGAACAAGGACCTTCACAAGCCAATGTGACGGGAACCCCGTGCGAATCGGGGACGGTTGCGCCACTGTAACGGGTGACGAGCTCCCAGAGGCCACTGCGCCGCAAGGCGTGGGAAGGCGGGAGTAAGGTTTGGAGCCCGGAGTCAGGAGACCGATTGGCTTGTGCTCGTCAGGGCGTCGCCCCGGAGGCGATGCCCACTTCTCCGCAAAAGAGAAGGATGAGGCCAGTCCGAAACCGGCACGCCGTGGGTGCGGATTGTGTCGGGGAAACCGGATTTTTGCGAAAACGCCTTCCTTCGTGTTTTGCCGGAGGAAGGCGTTTTTGTTTCGGCAACCCGGAGCCGAAACCGGTTGGCGCCTGATCCGGCCTGGTCTCGTCCCGGGACAAATCAAGAACCGCGTGTCCGGGGCGCGGGTCATCCTGGGCAGGAGAG belongs to Limisphaera ngatamarikiensis and includes:
- a CDS encoding RHS repeat-associated core domain-containing protein — its product is MRRVWTNSTKRTEDGTGLVLYEYRAHSPALGRWLSRDPIEEQGRANLFAFCVNQAVGTTDYLGLQFAPPGWPRAGPGSPPFPPPQPPLPQPPQTHDPEEFALWRRVVDGSDKKFLERLCTRVISTCSGFRTHVQHYKSAQEPCPGPPHLWGRRFSGREVTTPEKHCNRLVCGPCNNNGTALKHGSGAGKPGTSASDEEIMDCIQMENLIGGTTFQHTCVVPARGRRCGIVASHVSDVHTSCSLCWVLLSLPW
- a CDS encoding riboflavin synthase, whose translation is MFTGIVEEAGEVVEIQPGARAIELTVRARKTGRGLKVGGSLAVNGCCLTAVQVRKRAGSTLVRFDLLRETWERTNFQYLQPGSLVNLERPLRAGGEFGGHFVTGHIDGVGRITRWERAGQDHVLDIAAPPEVMRYIVYKGSVAVDGISLTVAGVNRRGFRIWIIPHTYEVTNLRTRRVGDVVNLEADLLGKYVEKFLRARGTARSTTEARSD
- the xylB gene encoding xylulokinase, whose translation is MRSLLIGIDSGTQSTKALVVDARSGRVLGAAAQAYDLIPNLPPGAKEQHPHTWRDATIKAVRAALRAAGARPSEVVAIGVSGQQHGFVPLDKNGEVIRPAKLWCDTSTAAECEEIMAALGGFKATLRLQGIAVLPGFTASKILWLKKHEPENYARLATVLLPHDYLNFWLTGERVMEYGDASGTALMDIRKRRWCEATIRAIDPELMDKLPPLIPSDQPAGRLRPEAARQLGLEPGVLVSAGGGDNMMGAIGTGNTRPGIVTASFGTSGTIYACSEKPVVDPAGEIAAFCDSTNRWLPLLCTMNVTVATEMMRQDFGYTHAQFEKKAAQVPPGAHGLLLLPYLEGERTPNVPDGTGVMIGINPRTFSASHYCRAAMEGVTLGMNYGLQRLVRLGVRADQIRATGGGSKSRLWRQIMADVFNAEVVTLKVSEGAAYGAALQALWCWRLQKGEKVAIHEITDAFVKINPAETTRPRPEAVAVYRELQALQDELSRRLRPLFPQHRQFVLRHG
- a CDS encoding rhodanese-like domain-containing protein, which produces MNDASVGSWLGVILAIVVAVIWLRRSAVAAGLTPEQVRAHLKAGAQVVDVRTPEEYRQGHVSGATNVPLDQIRARAPQVFPDKQRPLLLYCRSGRRSSLAEQELKQIGYTNVWSLGGLDRARSLVESARTDTSDTERPSRPAAGESTSRPR